The following proteins are encoded in a genomic region of Burkholderia pyrrocinia:
- the folP gene encoding dihydropteroate synthase has product MWLHTGPFCIHPRQSLVSDIAVSHAIPAPLQCGRFTLTFERPLVMGILNATPDSFSDGGRFLARDDALRQAERMIAEGADLLDIGGESTRPGAPPVPPDEELARVIPLVEALRPLNVPLSIDTYKPAVMRAALAAGADLINDIWGFRQPGAIDAVREGNSGLCAMHMLGEPQTMQVGEPDYGDVVTEVRDFLAARAQALRDAGIAAERICVDPGFGFGKAVVDDNYALLAALPDTAPARPDGRAYPILAGMSRKSMLGAVIGGKPPMERVAASVAAALCAVGRGAAIVRVHDVAATVDALKIWNAVREAARQR; this is encoded by the coding sequence GTGTGGCTTCACACCGGCCCGTTTTGCATTCATCCACGCCAGTCGCTCGTGTCCGATATCGCTGTTTCCCACGCCATTCCCGCGCCGCTCCAGTGCGGCCGCTTCACGCTGACGTTCGAACGCCCGCTCGTGATGGGCATCCTCAACGCAACGCCCGATTCGTTCTCCGACGGCGGCCGCTTCCTCGCGCGCGACGATGCGCTGCGCCAGGCCGAGCGGATGATTGCCGAAGGCGCCGACCTCCTCGATATCGGCGGCGAATCGACGCGCCCCGGCGCGCCGCCCGTGCCGCCCGACGAGGAACTCGCGCGCGTGATCCCGCTCGTCGAGGCACTGCGGCCGCTGAACGTGCCGCTGTCGATCGACACCTACAAGCCGGCCGTGATGCGCGCGGCGCTGGCCGCCGGCGCGGACCTGATCAACGACATCTGGGGGTTCCGCCAGCCGGGCGCGATCGATGCGGTGCGCGAGGGCAACAGCGGGCTGTGCGCGATGCACATGCTTGGCGAGCCGCAGACGATGCAGGTCGGCGAACCCGACTACGGCGACGTCGTGACCGAGGTGCGCGATTTTCTCGCCGCGCGCGCACAGGCGCTGCGCGACGCGGGCATTGCGGCGGAGCGGATCTGCGTCGATCCCGGTTTCGGGTTCGGCAAGGCGGTCGTCGACGATAATTATGCGCTGCTGGCCGCGTTGCCGGACACGGCGCCCGCGCGGCCCGACGGGCGCGCTTATCCGATACTCGCAGGCATGTCGCGCAAGTCGATGCTCGGCGCGGTGATCGGCGGCAAGCCGCCGATGGAGCGCGTCGCGGCGAGCGTGGCGGCCGCACTGTGCGCGGTCGGGCGCGGCGCCGCAATCGTGCGCGTGCACGACGTCGCGGCGACGGTCGATGCGCTGAAAATATGGAATGCCGTGCGCGAAGCCGCGCGGCAACGATAA
- the glmM gene encoding phosphoglucosamine mutase has protein sequence MGRRYFGTDGIRGTVGEAPITPDFVLRLGYAAGKVLAGSADVTAGSRPTVLIGKDTRVSGYMLEAALEAGFSAAGVDVMLAGPMPTPGVAYLTRALRLSAGVVISASHNPYHDNGIKFFSADGNKLPDDTEAAIEAWLDKPLECASSDGLGKARRLDDAAGRYIEFCKSTFPAAFDLRGLKLVIDCAHGAAYQIAPHVFHELGADVIPIGVAPNGFNINDGVGATAPDALVRAVRANHADLGIALDGDADRLQVVDASGRLYNGDELLYVLVKDRITTDGKVEGAVGTLMTNLAVEVALQREGVKFVRAAVGDRYVLEQLRERGWQLGAEGSGHILSLDRHSTGDGIVSALLVLAALKRSGQTLAQMLDGVTLFPQKLINVRMKPGADWKGSTSIRAAIDAAEAALAGSGRVLIRASGTEPVLRVMVEAQQAADAVRHAETIADAVRAATT, from the coding sequence ATGGGACGTCGATATTTCGGCACGGACGGCATTCGCGGCACGGTGGGCGAAGCGCCCATTACGCCGGATTTCGTATTGCGCCTCGGCTATGCGGCCGGCAAGGTACTGGCCGGCTCGGCCGATGTCACGGCAGGCTCGCGTCCGACCGTGCTGATCGGCAAGGACACGCGCGTGTCGGGCTACATGCTCGAGGCCGCGCTCGAGGCCGGGTTCTCGGCGGCCGGCGTCGACGTGATGCTGGCCGGCCCGATGCCGACGCCGGGCGTCGCGTATCTGACGCGCGCGCTGCGCCTGTCGGCCGGCGTCGTGATCAGCGCGTCGCACAACCCGTATCACGACAACGGGATCAAGTTTTTCTCCGCTGACGGCAACAAGCTGCCCGACGACACCGAAGCCGCGATCGAGGCGTGGCTCGACAAGCCGCTCGAATGCGCGTCGTCCGACGGCCTCGGCAAGGCGCGCCGCCTCGACGACGCGGCCGGCCGCTACATCGAATTCTGCAAGAGCACGTTCCCGGCCGCGTTCGACCTGCGCGGGCTGAAGCTCGTGATCGATTGCGCGCACGGTGCCGCGTACCAGATCGCGCCGCACGTGTTCCACGAGCTCGGCGCGGACGTGATCCCGATCGGCGTTGCGCCGAACGGCTTCAACATCAACGACGGCGTCGGCGCGACCGCGCCGGACGCGTTGGTGCGCGCGGTGCGTGCGAACCACGCCGATCTCGGCATTGCGCTCGACGGCGATGCTGACCGCCTGCAGGTCGTCGACGCGAGCGGGCGCCTGTATAACGGCGACGAGTTGCTCTACGTGCTCGTGAAGGACCGGATCACGACCGACGGCAAGGTCGAAGGCGCGGTCGGCACGCTGATGACGAACCTCGCCGTCGAAGTCGCGCTGCAGCGCGAGGGCGTGAAGTTCGTCCGTGCGGCGGTCGGCGATCGCTACGTGCTCGAACAGTTGCGCGAGCGCGGCTGGCAGCTCGGCGCGGAAGGCTCGGGCCATATCCTGTCGCTTGACCGGCACTCGACCGGCGACGGCATCGTGTCGGCGCTGCTCGTGCTGGCCGCGCTGAAGCGCAGCGGCCAAACGCTCGCGCAGATGCTCGATGGCGTCACGCTGTTTCCGCAGAAGCTGATCAACGTGCGGATGAAGCCGGGCGCCGACTGGAAGGGCAGCACGTCGATTCGCGCCGCGATCGACGCCGCCGAAGCCGCGCTCGCCGGCAGCGGCCGCGTGCTGATCCGCGCGTCGGGCACGGAGCCGGTGCTGCGCGTGATGGTCGAAGCGCAGCAGGCGGCCGATGCGGTCCGCCATGCGGAGACGATCGCCGACGCGGTGCGCGCGGCGACGACCTGA
- the pstS gene encoding phosphate ABC transporter substrate-binding protein PstS, with protein sequence MKLMQTAIAGLAGALFAVAAQAADITGAGSTFAMPIYTKWAADYQQSGGAKVNYQGIGSSGGLKQINAKTVDFAGSDAPLKDDELAKEGLFQFPTVVGGVVPVVNVPGVKAGELTLSGPVLGDIYLGKIKKWNDPAIAALNPKVKLPDTDIAVVRRADGSGTSFIWTNYLSKVNDEWKSKIGEGTTVNWPTGTGGKGNDGVAAFVQRLPGAVGYVEWAYAKKNNMVYTALKNSTGTVVEPKTETFKAAAAGANWSKSFYQILTNQPGKEAWPVVGATFVLLHAKQDKPEQGAETLKFFSWAFKNGEKAADSLDYISLPPAVETEIRKQWKAKVTDASGKSVAAE encoded by the coding sequence ATGAAATTGATGCAAACCGCGATTGCCGGCTTGGCTGGCGCGCTTTTCGCTGTTGCCGCGCAAGCTGCCGACATCACGGGCGCAGGCAGCACGTTCGCGATGCCGATCTATACGAAATGGGCTGCCGACTACCAGCAGTCCGGCGGCGCGAAGGTCAACTACCAAGGTATCGGTTCGTCGGGCGGCCTGAAGCAGATCAACGCGAAGACGGTCGATTTTGCCGGTTCGGACGCTCCGCTGAAGGATGACGAGCTCGCGAAGGAAGGCCTGTTCCAGTTCCCGACGGTGGTGGGCGGCGTGGTGCCGGTCGTCAACGTGCCGGGCGTGAAGGCAGGCGAGCTGACGCTGTCGGGCCCGGTGCTCGGCGACATCTACCTCGGCAAGATCAAGAAGTGGAACGACCCGGCGATCGCCGCGCTGAACCCGAAGGTCAAGCTGCCGGATACGGACATCGCGGTGGTTCGCCGCGCAGACGGTTCGGGCACGAGCTTCATCTGGACGAACTACCTGTCGAAGGTCAACGACGAGTGGAAGTCGAAGATCGGCGAAGGCACCACGGTCAACTGGCCGACGGGTACGGGCGGCAAGGGCAACGACGGCGTCGCAGCCTTCGTGCAGCGCCTGCCGGGCGCGGTCGGCTACGTCGAGTGGGCGTACGCGAAGAAGAACAACATGGTCTACACCGCGCTGAAGAACTCGACGGGCACGGTGGTCGAGCCGAAGACGGAAACGTTCAAGGCCGCTGCTGCCGGCGCGAACTGGTCGAAGTCGTTCTACCAGATCCTGACGAACCAGCCGGGCAAGGAAGCATGGCCGGTCGTCGGCGCGACGTTCGTGCTGCTGCACGCGAAGCAGGACAAGCCGGAGCAGGGCGCGGAAACGCTGAAGTTCTTCAGCTGGGCGTTCAAGAACGGCGAGAAGGCAGCCGACAGCCTTGACTACATCTCGCTGCCGCCGGCGGTCGAGACGGAAATCCGCAAGCAGTGGAAGGCGAAGGTGACGGACGCATCGGGCAAGTCGGTCGCCGCGGAGTAA
- the pstC gene encoding phosphate ABC transporter permease PstC, with protein sequence MSDISYTSSRSPDSAQLRAPSRFGDVLFGGLARLAAIVTLLLLGGIIVSLIIASLPTIQKFGLGFLWQSEWDPNSDIYGALVPIYGTIVTSVIALVIAVPVSFGIALFLTELSPVWLRRPLGIAIELLAAIPSIVYGMWGLLVFAPIFAEYFQKPLGRLFKDMWVLGPLTAGPPIGIGILAAGVILAIMIIPYIASVMRDVFEVTPVLLKESAYGIGCRTWEVMWKVVLPYTKTGVIGGVMLGLGRALGETMAVTFVIGNTNLLDSVSLFAPGNSITSALANEFAEAQPGLHTSALMELGLILFVITFIVLSISKLLLLRLEKGEGKK encoded by the coding sequence ATGTCTGATATTTCATACACGTCCTCCCGATCGCCCGACAGTGCGCAGCTGCGTGCGCCGAGCCGCTTCGGGGACGTTCTGTTCGGCGGCCTCGCACGGCTCGCCGCGATCGTGACCCTGCTGCTGCTGGGCGGGATCATCGTTTCCCTGATCATTGCGTCGCTGCCGACCATCCAGAAGTTCGGCCTCGGCTTCCTGTGGCAATCCGAGTGGGATCCCAACTCGGACATCTACGGCGCACTCGTGCCGATCTACGGCACGATCGTGACGTCGGTCATTGCGCTCGTCATCGCGGTGCCCGTCAGTTTCGGCATCGCACTGTTCCTCACCGAGTTGTCGCCCGTGTGGCTGCGCCGCCCGCTCGGCATCGCGATCGAGCTGCTCGCCGCGATTCCGTCGATCGTGTACGGCATGTGGGGGCTGCTGGTGTTCGCGCCGATCTTCGCCGAATACTTCCAGAAGCCGCTCGGCCGCCTGTTCAAGGACATGTGGGTGCTCGGTCCGCTGACGGCCGGCCCGCCGATCGGCATCGGCATCCTCGCGGCCGGCGTGATCCTCGCGATCATGATCATCCCGTACATCGCGTCGGTGATGCGCGACGTGTTCGAGGTCACGCCCGTGCTGCTGAAGGAATCGGCATACGGGATCGGCTGCAGGACCTGGGAAGTGATGTGGAAGGTCGTGCTGCCCTATACGAAGACCGGCGTGATCGGCGGCGTGATGCTCGGCCTCGGCCGCGCGCTCGGCGAGACGATGGCCGTGACCTTCGTGATCGGCAATACGAACCTGCTCGACAGCGTGTCGCTGTTCGCGCCGGGCAACAGCATCACGTCGGCGCTCGCGAACGAATTCGCGGAAGCGCAACCGGGCCTGCATACGTCCGCACTGATGGAACTGGGCCTGATCCTGTTCGTGATCACGTTCATCGTGCTGTCCATCTCCAAGCTGCTGCTGCTTCGTCTCGAGAAGGGAGAGGGCAAGAAATGA
- the pstA gene encoding phosphate ABC transporter permease PstA, with the protein MSEPIMNFPGPTGAALDAMRSRLQRRRKAVNAIALAASLGAMAFGLLWLVWILYTTLHLGIGGLSLQLFSESTPPPNTAGGGLANAIVGSLLLCGFGTLIGTPIGILAGVYLAEYGQKNLLAGTIRFINDILLSAPSIVVGLFVYAIVVAKSGRFSGWAGVIALALLQIPIVIRTTENMLNLVPIALREAAVALGTPKWRMVLKITLRASLGGITTGVLLAIARIAGETAPLLFTALSNQFFSWDLSQPMANLPVTIYKFAMSPFAEWQSLAWAGVFLITLGVLGLNILARSIFSKK; encoded by the coding sequence ATGAGCGAGCCCATCATGAATTTCCCGGGGCCGACCGGCGCCGCGCTCGACGCGATGCGCAGCCGCCTGCAGCGCAGGCGCAAGGCCGTCAACGCGATCGCGCTTGCCGCATCGCTCGGCGCCATGGCATTCGGCCTGCTGTGGCTCGTATGGATCCTGTACACGACGCTGCACCTCGGTATCGGCGGCCTGTCGCTGCAGCTGTTCAGCGAATCGACGCCGCCGCCGAACACGGCAGGCGGCGGTCTCGCGAACGCGATCGTCGGCAGCCTGCTGCTGTGCGGTTTCGGCACGCTGATCGGCACGCCGATCGGCATCCTCGCGGGCGTCTATCTTGCCGAATACGGCCAGAAGAACCTGCTCGCCGGCACGATCCGCTTCATCAACGACATCCTGCTGTCCGCGCCGTCGATCGTCGTCGGCCTGTTCGTGTACGCGATCGTCGTCGCGAAATCGGGACGCTTCTCGGGCTGGGCCGGCGTGATCGCGCTCGCGCTGCTGCAGATTCCGATCGTGATCCGCACGACCGAGAACATGCTGAATCTCGTGCCGATCGCGCTGCGTGAAGCCGCGGTCGCGCTCGGTACGCCGAAGTGGCGGATGGTGCTGAAGATCACGCTGCGCGCCTCGCTCGGCGGGATCACGACCGGCGTGCTGCTCGCGATCGCGCGGATTGCCGGCGAAACGGCGCCGCTGCTGTTCACGGCGCTGTCGAACCAGTTCTTCTCGTGGGACCTGAGCCAGCCGATGGCGAACCTGCCCGTCACGATCTACAAGTTTGCGATGAGCCCGTTCGCGGAATGGCAGTCGCTCGCATGGGCGGGCGTGTTCCTGATTACGCTCGGGGTGCTCGGACTCAATATCCTGG